caaattttttaggtacaaaaatttcaaaattgagtccaaaaaatccaaaaataagtataattcttcttaaagtcagtactttatattaaaaatcgagtatattttctatcaaaattgtccatattatttttttagatataaaaagtctaaaaataagtataattcatgttaaattcagcactttaaactatAATCTAGTAGtctatactaggatcgagtatattttctatcgaaattaaccctcatatttttttgatacaaatagtctaaaaatgagtataattcctattaaattcagcacattaaactaaaatcgagtatattttgaggtgaaaaaagaatcgtactcaatttgatagaaaatatactagattctaagttaatatactcaatttaagaggatttatactgatttttagactttttgtacctaaaaatatcatgagtAATTATGTAAAGATGTTTGAGTGGGGagtaaaaataaagattttcatgAATAGGAACTGCATGTAAAGATTTGTTTGTCAAtagggactgcatgcaaaattttccttattttttttgttttttttttaaaaaaaaaattaaagattccGATCTCAAGCTTGGGATTCGTGTTCCCTCTCCGCCTAAAACGGAGTGTCCTGTAGTGGCCTTCTTTATTTCCACCCAGCTCATCCCCGGTCTATATAAATACAATACCGCCCACCTTCCTTTCTAATCCATTACGGATGGAGGAAGCaaattgaagagagagaaaaagaaGGCAGGGGAGTAAGCGTACCGCGAGTATTCTTAGGGTTCGCAACTGACGTCATGGTCGTCGGATTCCGCCGCTCCATCTCCTTGCCAGGGCTGAGCGCTAGCGCCAGCCGCCGCCGCGACGCCCGCCATACGCGCTCCGCCAGTTTCCCCTGCCACTCCCACCCGGCCCTCTCCCTCCTCCACGAGGAGATCCTATCGCTTCGCGCCTCCGCGGGCCTCGGCTGCTGTTCCTCCTTTTCCGCGGCATCAGATCTCGAGCGGATCGATCGCCTCCTCGCTGCCCTCGATGGTCTCCTCCGGCTTCCGCAGACGCAGGGCCCCCTCCGCCGCTGCGCGGCCTCGACCGATCGCCTCCTCGACGGGTTCCTCCGCCTCGCCGACGCACAGAGCTCCTTCCGCTCCGCCATCCTGGCGCTTGCGCAGCACGGAGCGGACGCGAGCGCCGCGACCCGGAGGAGAGACCCCGCGCGGCTAGCGTCCGCGGCCCGATCGCACCGGCGGGCGGAGAAGGAGATCGCGGGGCTAGCCCTGGCTATCAAGGATCTAACCAGATGCGCTCCCACCGGGCCGGATCAGTGGGCGGACGCCGATATCGCTGCCGCCGTGGCGGAGGCATTGGCAGTGACGGCGACCAGGATGGCGGCGGTTTTCCTGAGAGTAGCGGGGGCAGCCGTGACGGCGGCCGCCTCGATTGCGAAGAATTCGCGGAGGGGGATTTGGGTGCTTATGAAGAAAAGGGCGACACCAGAGGAGGCGGCGATGGCTAAGGTGGAGGAGATAGCGGCGGAGGGAACGGAGGAGGGAAGCAATAGGGTTTACCGGAGCTTGGTGAACATCAGAGTCTCGCTCCTCAACATCATTACTCCCTCTTTGTAAACAACTTTTCatcaattttgattttttttcctttttgtgaGTGgaatttgtaaaattattttaataaaaacaaACATTTCAAATTTGACAGTAACGGAGTAGCCGCGAGAGTTGGAGCTGGGAGACCGTAAAGTTAGGAGGTGTGCGGGAACTCttggttttggttttatttttgtttttgttttgtttttttatagAATATGTATTGGTCGAAAATTgatcaattatttttttataataaatttatcagtTTTTTAATCAACTGGATACTACGTGGGATATTAACTAAAATCTCCCGGCTCCACCGTCTCCGGCCTTTTAATTTTACAATCTTCTAGTCACTCGCGCCTCTTAACTTTATAATCTTCCAACTCTATAGTCTCTTGGTCACTCGGACTATCCGGCTCCACAGTCACTCGATCACTTAGGTCTCCTGACTCTACAATCCCTCGACCACTTGATCCTCTTGGCTCCACAATCTCTCGACCACTCGGACCTCCCAGCCACTCGGGCCTCCCGACTCCATAGTCATCCGACCACTCGGGCCTCCCAACTCAAACTTCCTAGCCACTCGAGCTTCCCGACTTTATAGCCTCCCGTCTACTCGGGCTTCTCGGCTCTTAAATTATATAAGATGAAAGACTATTTTAGAAAAAGAATAATCATCGTGTAAATTTCGGATTAATATGGAAAAAAGACAATAAGAATAATAAATCTTAcattaattaagaaattaaataatgacAGCTTAAGGATTAGAATAGAAGGAAAAAGTCTATTAATCTCAATTATTATGTAAAAAGATATCAGGAAGAATAAATTTTtcattatttaaggaattaaataataACAACATGAGGATCggaataaaaggaaaaggtcTATTTTCTCTATATAAAAGGTAGTCCTTTCCGACATAAGGTATGCATACGCACACTTATGCATATAAAAACCCTAgggttcatcttcttcctcctcatctaacttgagcgtcggagcaATTACGTCGAGGAACCCCTGACTGTCATTCTAActctcttctctttcttgttTGTCTTTGTTTAGACTCTCAACCACATCATCATCCTTGTTGTCATTCGCCGATTGGTGATTAAGTTGACAACAACACCAACTCATCGGTGAATCAGGCTGGATTAAATTGGCATTGTAACGACTCGACCCATTtgacgacccatttggcgaccttcgggctcacttggctaccaggattcataaactttagtatttagcctggaggtctagagttcgaattctggggaaggcaaaaatccactgccatgggtggaaagtcctagtgagtaacgacacggccaaagggtcgtcggtcgatgacatgagaggtcgccaaatgggccgacgacataagggctaccagttgggccgccacaagggccgcccaagaggccaaagggccaggTCATTACAATAAGATAGAGGATGTcaaaggcgcaggaccgccagaagagttatgcagatcggagacgcagacccctggagttctctacaggcgaccatgtatttatgcgagtttcacccacgaaagggctgaagagatttggcctcagaggtaagctagcttcgcggtacgttggccctttccagatcttggaggattggagcagtagcttatcgatAGGCACTaacaccgtccctggcaggcgttcatgacgtattccatgtatctatactgaggagatacatacctgacccgacacatgtgctgacagatatctcagttcccgttcagcctgacgtcacctatgaggaggttccggtacggattttggtccggaaagagcgtcagctgcggaacaagactatccgactagttaaagtcggatggcaacatcattcggacgaggaggctacctgggagttcgaggatactatccgagctcgatacccccatcttttcacttgaggtatgtgatttaatttaccgttcatcattaatactctttacctgttattagtatttgcagatggtagataacgaaatttggggactaaatttttattagtgggggagaatgtaaaataccgaaaatgggtgaatcaccttaacggaattttccggaatttgaaggaattttttgaaaatttttcggagctcgtattgACGGGTTTAAGGGGATGAAAACTGGGCCCCGCGAAAACCTACTTAGGCTACCCCActgaacgaggaaaagttttatttttcttttcctattttctttttcttttctttttatttcctttatttctttcctCTGTTTCCTTTCCTCCCCGTGTGCCCCTCGTGCCCGAGCCCCTCACTCGACGCCTACTCGCGCTGAGCCGTCCCCGATGCAGATCTACCCTAACCGCCGCACGCGATGGTTTCCTCGTGATTAAAGCCGCGACCGAGGGTTTGTCGGTctccttccttctcttcttcgcaCTCCCGATCCTTCCTCCCTCACTCTCTCGCGACGCCGGCCAAGCTCTTGCTTGCCCTTCCCCTCTTCGGATCTGCGCGTCGACACAGATCACTGGCCACAAGAACCCCAACGCTGATCGCCACCTTGTCGCCGGGTTCCACCTTCCCCTCTGCCCTCTATAACGCTCGAGCCACCACCGATCGAGCCCTTCTCCAGATCCCTTCGTCCTCCACTTGATGGCGCCGCCCGTTTCCCCTCTCTTCCTCAGCCACCTCCGCACGGATGCATCCCGGCTGAGCCCCCCTCACTGGTCTCTCCTGATCTGCCCCCTTttgtgccctagttttgggttcacaGTCGCTGCCACACCTCTGCACCTCACTGTCGCCCCCACCAGGTTCAGCCGAGCCTTAGTTGGTTTTGGAGGTAAGATGTGTGGTGTGGAATTAGGGTTGTGGCTTGATCTCTGTTATTGATCTCAGTTCATGATCTTGCTTGGACCAGTCGGTGGATTCCTGCTCAAGCAGCAACTGCTGTTTCCAGCAGAGAAGTGTTCCAACAATAACCTCTATTTCCAGCAGAGAAGTTCTCCAGCAGAATCTTGCTCCAACAGCcgtaaggtaagggtttggtgtgtGGATTGAGTTGGCATGCTCTTGATACATGGtaaattatagttcatgtttCAAACTTGATATTCGTTAGGTATGATCATtttgttgtaggtgaattatactcgatggttaggttgattagggttttaccctaatttagccttaaggattttatttagtcaTTCCTTTGAattttagccaaataaaatgtatatatattggtgactcagggtccgagttggaccggattgatcttttcgattggaggcgggtactttgactttatgtcatttgatatgtatagtaatgtttttaacaaataacaatgattgtgtttcttatctacttcggttggtcactacctgatctgttacatgtttgtttgtttacttgttatgcacttcatgttagtacctacctgattctacatgcttatagaggtagtgacacaaccatgttatttattatgttcaggacctaggatttttgataccttatctaacctatgtaccttagatcttcagattgatccattgatgctagggtacacattttatatctaTGGATAGGTttaggatatttccatgcttagtgtcatgcaccatcttgcatgattgcatgctgtgcaatagtcgactccattattgttgagcacatcgtcagttacatggatctgcacacaccgccactcatgggttagtggtttttatcaggcagggtgtgtggcagttctgctgtttggctctacTGGTCCGGTGACTTAGCATGGAAGccgacagacagttctgctctgttaggctccgctggtttagcgtagcagtgtggtagccggcagacggttggactttgttaagctccgttggtccgctcatgggtagtgtgacgcagcgtgatagtcgacagagattcctccccatcattgtgtaccgggagatgagagcattgaactcccccatttgtgatttagggtaggaggataggtgtactccgacagcatcccgtccattcggtcactcatcagggtttacccactcggtctcaccatttgtgtgagatggctgactggcgtcaggggtgaccatgtcattgacatcatatgcatttatgcattttctgattgtgtttgttgtacttatttgttgcatttggatggatgcatatgtttgacatgcatacagaattTTGATACctcttggtctgacgaccctgttatgcttataccttggtcatggttagtacagttttctcctgcttgtttcagttgcatttatccttcttgtatcaggagactgtacgcatgattagtgatgATTGTTATTTCctctattatgcatatcagttgttacccgctgagtgttggactcacaccttcctccattgctattttcaggttgatgctgtacggagagttccagtcgctagtcccctgcagtccacaaggacgtttgttggtcttttggtatttctttattatactatgtttagacttgttctgttttgatactttggatcttgtatggatttttacttgtggatggatttttattcgatatgattttctacatgtctgcctggacggcagaagaggtaagttgacttTATTTGCGTCGTTGAgtttttgagctttatgagtgtagttgaataggatatcggtttagtgttttatgagtgtagttgagtaggatgatttgagatgtttacttatcatttgtttTAGTTCACTATTTAAATGCGTGGATTGTGTGATTGTTTGcttatttatttgttgttatatacatatgttccgGCTGTGTTGGTCGTGTATGACtatggatgtagaaaagtttcagattgtcacctgtacaggggagatgctatcgaaatttcttcggacagggactccccccggggcgtgacaggcATTGCCTATGGGAAAACTGAGTTAAGACCTGAATCGAAACGTGAAGATGGATGATAAAGGACTACATAATGTCATCATTATAGCAACAGAGGATTTTAACAAATTGGTAACAGGGACAATGCAAGCCGTGTTAAAGGGGCAACTCTCACATCCTACAATAATGATTCCTTCAGCTGAACCACGACCCCAGTCAGTTGAAGACACACTGGCACATCAGAAGGTGCCTAGGCTTACAGGAATGTTGTGAACTGCTTCTCTATACCGATTGGTAAGTCCATCGCTAGAGAACCTTCTATATAATCTTCTGGCGAAAccatgatcagtgattgacccaacacatttaatgtatgctacaaacaactggacaggtactaacaaaagcatactaatacataacataactaacataacaactatACATGCACTAACCGAAATGTAAGATAacgatatgcaaacatacctcctatagcttggagaatcctgtcgctgcctggtcccaaaactcgaaaagtcacatcgagaaaccaaatcacgaaaaaccaaacgaaaataggcctcataaacctgaagctctgataccatctgtaacgccccggcccaaatagtatttaaataataaggttattggacaaataatcttattggatttttcaggaattttcagaaattttctgggatttaatcggagctcgtataacgtatttaaggggatcaattattggacaGCGAGAAAGCCTCTTTGGAATGCCTAaatatgggagttgattgaggaatagacttaggttttgattaattaaacctaagttatatatgtttatataaaaacataattttcttcCCCTCCCTCTCACGCCTACCACccatttccctttccttcttcctcaccCAATCCAGCGCCGACAGTCTTCATCTCCTCTCGATCCGCCATCGCCGGCGACCATCGAGCTCGACGCCAAGCTGTGAGGACGAATACCATAGCTAGCCGTCGACGATCGCTGCCACCGTCTATTTGCGCGACCAATTGGCGACACTGGCAACTGTCGCAAGAGCTGCAGAGCTCCCTCCATGGCCGATCACTTCAGCTGACCACCCATCTGAGGTCGGCAATCTTTGTGCACTAGCCTCCCGATTCCTTCTTTCCCTAATCTCAattttccttcttctccttctcatcGCCGTTGCTGGGAGGAGGAGAAATCGAAGAGGGGATTAGGGCAATCCTCTCTTATCTCTTGCGGTTTCGAGCAAAGCGGCAGTGTTCCGTCAGGGAGGTCCAATGTCTTCTACTCTTAATGGAATTTCTGTTCCTTTTCCTTGCAGGCATAGAACGATCGTCGAAGATTTGATCTCACTATCACCTCAAAGCTTATCGCCAGTGTATCTCTACATTTCTTCATCTCCGGCCCAGATTCACCGCTGTCCTGTGCCAGGAGGTAACAAATAGAGGAGTTTGATATTTTGGTATTATGCTTTGATTTGTAATTGAAGTGGAATAAGGATTGTGTTTTAATTTGGAATGTTTGTAATTGTGGCTAGCCGTTAAGCCCCAGTTGTGTTGTTCGTGAGGCATCCACAGCTCCAGCTACTTTCCAACGGCAAGCTTCCCCGGTCATGGGTCAACGGCTGCGcgattggatttgggtgagtatTGTAGTGATTTATGCATAGGGTTAAACCCAATTTAGTGGTGGAAATAGTTAGGATTGTTTAATCTATTGGATTATGGACTTGATTAGTTGATAAGAGTATTTTAAACTTGGCATTGATTAATCTAAAAGATGTTGGTGTTACTTGAGGATTaattgatacatgattgattatgttagttgaattgatattttatattttgatgGATAATTGGAGCATGTTAACAAGAAGGGTTaactaattgaattaaattaaatcataagGGAATTAGTTGTGAATGTGGTGTTGGATTAGTAAATGGAATTTAAGTGTTGATTCATAATCGGATTGGGATTAGGATTAACTATTTGGCTTGTGATAAAACTTAGCAGTACGATGTATTTTGTGTTGTAGGATACTAGGCGGAGACACATCTCGACGAGACATTACCTATCACGATCTACGTAAAAAGACGGGTATTTCTTGctctatctctttagtattttgaccctagtgcatgagctttatattCAGATAGATActctatttatcttgactccactcgtatttttcccgcgcttgatacttccactcaatctttgagctactcgtttctgtatctatacagtctctcgttgctattcatgatatttagcagatactatagtgtaggtattggataccagataccagacattagatagtaggtattggatatatggacacctgataccatgtttacctgctttgatttcctgtttatttacacaccttgctgagcatgctggcttcatgtagcatacctgtttctgtttatatatatatgatgactgttgcattattcgcatcatgtcattgcatgcatgccgtcgaccatgtctcccttgtggttgagagggtcgttggctagagccgcacgctcggccgctcatgggtagtggtagctggagcgtgccgcttgtcctgtcgtgccacactcggccactcatgggtagtggcggctggagttgtggcagcagggacccccatcgcagacgtagctattcagctactatgcacctgtccatcaggtcactcgagagtagtggcggcctttgggtggtacagtttgtcatcgatccggcctctcgaccatacaggggtcgtggtgcagagaggtgggtggggtgaccatccgtacatacgctgttgttattatatctgctggttgtttacttatgctgctgttgcttaTCTATactgctgttgctagattatactgctgttgtttatttatgctgttatgtttacataggttgagatttatacctgtgatatgtgtttagacact
The genomic region above belongs to Zingiber officinale cultivar Zhangliang chromosome 11A, Zo_v1.1, whole genome shotgun sequence and contains:
- the LOC122032174 gene encoding uncharacterized protein LOC122032174, with product MVVGFRRSISLPGLSASASRRRDARHTRSASFPCHSHPALSLLHEEILSLRASAGLGCCSSFSAASDLERIDRLLAALDGLLRLPQTQGPLRRCAASTDRLLDGFLRLADAQSSFRSAILALAQHGADASAATRRRDPARLASAARSHRRAEKEIAGLALAIKDLTRCAPTGPDQWADADIAAAVAEALAVTATRMAAVFLRVAGAAVTAAASIAKNSRRGIWVLMKKRATPEEAAMAKVEEIAAEGTEEGSNRVYRSLVNIRVSLLNIITPSL